In Nitrospira sp., a single genomic region encodes these proteins:
- a CDS encoding D-alanyl-D-alanine carboxypeptidase family protein has protein sequence MVGRPARRLLLFAGLFGWVILSTVADCLTETVDIPPQPPVQAAALHLIELKSGRVLFTKNATQPLPPASLTKIMTAVVALNGASLYDDVRIDARAVHYRSSLKLRRGERFLLRDLLAAMLVTSANDACQAIAWHIGGTPARFVERMNAHAKALGLTRTHFTNPCGFDAPGHVSTAEDLTTLTEAALQIPEFSMMVRTVEREIATVDGSRRIHLYSTNQLLLDPDVTGVKTGYTSKAGRCLIASMFKDGHQLLLVGLNVKDRWEQAPRLLRYGQAVMRTGQE, from the coding sequence ATGGTGGGCCGGCCGGCACGAAGACTCCTCCTCTTCGCCGGCCTCTTTGGCTGGGTCATCCTCAGCACTGTCGCCGATTGTCTTACTGAAACCGTGGACATTCCTCCGCAGCCGCCTGTTCAGGCGGCTGCGCTCCACCTTATCGAACTGAAATCCGGCCGCGTGTTGTTCACGAAGAACGCCACCCAGCCGCTCCCTCCCGCCAGCCTGACGAAGATCATGACGGCGGTCGTGGCGCTAAACGGCGCGTCGCTCTACGATGACGTTCGAATCGATGCCCGCGCCGTGCATTACCGCTCGTCTCTGAAGCTCCGCCGAGGAGAGCGGTTTCTGCTCCGCGATCTACTGGCTGCCATGCTCGTCACCAGCGCCAACGATGCCTGCCAGGCGATCGCCTGGCATATCGGAGGGACGCCGGCTCGCTTCGTCGAGAGAATGAATGCGCACGCCAAAGCGTTGGGACTGACCCGTACTCATTTCACTAACCCTTGTGGTTTCGATGCGCCCGGCCACGTTTCCACCGCGGAAGATCTGACCACACTCACCGAGGCGGCCCTGCAGATCCCTGAGTTCTCCATGATGGTGCGAACCGTCGAACGCGAGATCGCGACCGTAGACGGAAGCCGCCGCATTCATCTCTACAGTACCAATCAACTGCTGCTCGATCCCGACGTCACCGGCGTAAAAACCGGTTATACAAGCAAGGCCGGTCGCTGTCTCATCGCCAGCATGTTCAAAGACGGCCATCAATTGCTGCTCGTGGGATTGAATGTCAAAGATCGCTGGGAACAGGCCCCTCGCCTACTGCGGTACGGTCAAGCGGTGATGCGAACGGGGCAGGAATAA
- a CDS encoding type II toxin-antitoxin system VapC family toxin, producing the protein MSRYVVDASVAIKWFLPEIHSEAALRLCPPRSRLHVPALMMLELGNVLAKRIRRGEITRAEGDVVLEELKHLPLQRHADERLFPAAYQLALDTQRSLYDCLYLALAESVDGVMVTADRKFYSSLTGGAYGRRVLWVEDLPQLK; encoded by the coding sequence GTGAGCCGGTATGTGGTCGACGCCAGTGTGGCGATTAAATGGTTCCTTCCGGAGATCCATTCGGAGGCGGCACTCCGGTTGTGCCCTCCGCGCTCCCGGCTGCATGTGCCTGCACTGATGATGCTGGAGCTCGGCAATGTGCTGGCCAAACGAATCCGACGCGGGGAGATCACTCGGGCCGAAGGGGATGTCGTGCTGGAGGAGCTGAAGCACCTCCCGCTGCAACGGCATGCCGACGAGCGGCTCTTTCCTGCGGCCTATCAGCTCGCCTTGGATACGCAGCGAAGTCTGTACGATTGTCTCTATCTTGCCTTGGCCGAATCGGTGGACGGTGTGATGGTCACGGCCGATCGTAAGTTCTATTCCTCGCTGACGGGGGGAGCCTATGGTCGTCGTGTCTTATGGGTTGAGGATCTTCCTCAGCTGAAGTAA
- a CDS encoding DUF3365 domain-containing protein encodes MTSSSKLLRAVLVSAFGLGIVGFPGPSPAATGEAAVSLPIEVVADYVHAVIEADREVYTKHVVERMQTKGVVVASENWEQKNTLPLPAQFLMESGRTMAKKGVGIQYRLISLWPINKHNAASSEFEKTGLGTVLTHPTKPYTGFVKEGGARYFQAVYPDLAITQACIGCHNAHPDSPKRDFKINDVMGAIVISIPVK; translated from the coding sequence ATGACATCCTCCAGCAAGTTGCTCAGGGCAGTCCTCGTGTCAGCATTCGGATTGGGCATCGTCGGCTTTCCTGGGCCGAGTCCTGCCGCGACGGGAGAAGCAGCCGTGAGCCTGCCCATCGAAGTCGTGGCGGACTATGTCCATGCGGTGATTGAAGCAGACCGTGAAGTGTACACCAAGCATGTCGTTGAACGAATGCAGACCAAAGGCGTGGTCGTGGCCTCGGAGAACTGGGAGCAGAAGAACACGCTGCCTCTCCCGGCTCAATTCCTGATGGAGTCGGGCCGTACCATGGCAAAGAAAGGGGTCGGCATACAATATCGACTCATCAGCCTCTGGCCGATTAATAAGCACAACGCCGCTTCCAGCGAATTCGAGAAGACCGGCTTAGGCACTGTGCTCACCCATCCGACCAAGCCCTATACCGGATTTGTGAAGGAAGGAGGAGCCCGGTACTTCCAGGCCGTCTATCCGGATCTCGCCATAACTCAGGCCTGCATCGGTTGCCATAACGCCCATCCTGACAGCCCGAAACGGGACTTCAAGATCAACGATGTCATGGGGGCCATCGTGATCAGCATTCCCGTGAAATAG
- a CDS encoding GIY-YIG nuclease family protein — translation MWLVYIVECADKSLYTGITSDLEKRMSAHAAGKGAKYTKPRRPLILRYTETVDSKGAALRREAAIKALDRAGKLTLIETGTRQAVSRT, via the coding sequence ATGTGGCTTGTGTATATCGTCGAATGTGCCGATAAGAGTCTCTATACCGGGATCACCAGCGATCTGGAGAAGCGGATGTCCGCGCATGCCGCCGGGAAGGGCGCCAAATACACCAAACCGCGCAGGCCGTTGATCCTTCGCTATACGGAGACCGTGGATTCAAAAGGCGCCGCGTTGCGCCGGGAAGCAGCGATCAAAGCGCTGGACCGGGCAGGCAAACTGACGCTCATCGAGACAGGCACGCGACAAGCAGTGAGCCGGACATGA
- a CDS encoding Arc family DNA-binding protein produces the protein MAQVLVRQLDDKIVDRLKKRAKEHGRSLQSEVKTILEDAVPDYEGAWKRIEGLRKRLEKSGRKFSDSAALIREDRDR, from the coding sequence ATGGCGCAGGTGCTTGTTCGACAACTGGATGACAAAATTGTCGATCGCTTGAAGAAACGGGCGAAGGAGCATGGCCGGTCTTTACAGTCTGAAGTGAAGACCATTCTGGAAGACGCCGTGCCAGATTACGAGGGGGCTTGGAAGCGGATCGAAGGATTGCGAAAGCGATTAGAGAAATCCGGACGGAAGTTCAGTGACAGTGCCGCACTGATCCGTGAGGATCGTGATCGGTGA
- a CDS encoding HEAT repeat domain-containing protein, producing MKTSWGSMAALSAALMFGSIGLVPPPVQAAAPAPSPKDEAVRKYVDGCQGKPAKEADCEKLRKTAVEILKEDLLTLGSSANHGFLLSILPVFKIEEAELRVAAADAIGMIGPQDSDAELLAPLANDPVPEVRKAVSQMLSHGKGSELRLLSQRTMTWAGGHTPETPADPGKYSLPVAPESTYLYYASAAAHGQVSYMTRKAMEPTMAFFKGKSKRGPLKLEEFNTLYRYQLSDEQEARERIWKQTSDENSKQIEALQKDTSNQQAAFEKIMQLQAEVLNQRLVEQSNQFRPDLFASPTIFVLEERQIGQRSYPTRYVVLYQDKALKSTGYRLSWMTVPDETIKTVQVASLAREREEEARKKEHEANRKRAEELQSLQKKKDEAEKKKFKKGQDDLEKALGF from the coding sequence ATGAAGACTTCGTGGGGATCCATGGCGGCACTGAGTGCCGCGCTCATGTTCGGCAGTATCGGACTCGTCCCGCCGCCGGTTCAGGCGGCCGCTCCCGCTCCGTCACCCAAAGATGAAGCTGTCAGAAAATATGTCGACGGCTGTCAGGGCAAACCGGCGAAGGAAGCGGACTGCGAGAAGCTCAGAAAAACCGCCGTCGAAATTCTGAAAGAGGACTTGCTGACGCTGGGATCGTCGGCGAATCACGGCTTTCTGCTCAGTATTCTCCCGGTCTTCAAAATCGAGGAGGCCGAGTTGCGCGTGGCTGCAGCCGATGCCATCGGCATGATCGGCCCCCAGGACAGCGACGCGGAGCTTCTCGCCCCGCTCGCCAATGATCCGGTCCCGGAAGTCCGGAAAGCTGTGTCACAGATGCTCTCCCACGGTAAAGGAAGCGAGCTCAGACTGCTGTCCCAGCGCACCATGACCTGGGCTGGAGGACACACCCCGGAGACCCCGGCGGACCCCGGAAAATATTCGCTTCCGGTCGCTCCGGAGAGCACGTATCTCTATTACGCCAGTGCCGCCGCGCATGGCCAAGTGTCGTACATGACCAGAAAAGCCATGGAGCCGACAATGGCGTTCTTCAAGGGCAAGTCAAAACGAGGCCCGTTGAAACTTGAGGAATTCAATACGCTCTACCGGTACCAATTGAGCGATGAGCAGGAAGCCCGCGAGAGAATCTGGAAACAAACCAGCGATGAAAACAGTAAGCAGATAGAAGCTCTGCAAAAAGACACATCGAATCAGCAGGCCGCATTCGAAAAAATCATGCAACTCCAGGCCGAGGTTCTGAATCAACGCCTGGTGGAGCAGAGCAATCAGTTTCGACCGGACCTGTTCGCGTCCCCCACTATATTCGTGCTGGAGGAACGCCAGATTGGCCAACGGAGCTACCCGACACGGTATGTTGTGCTCTACCAAGACAAGGCACTCAAGTCGACCGGATACCGGTTATCATGGATGACCGTGCCGGACGAGACAATCAAAACAGTTCAAGTTGCCTCGCTGGCACGCGAAAGAGAGGAAGAGGCCCGTAAGAAAGAACACGAAGCCAATCGGAAACGCGCAGAAGAACTCCAAAGCTTGCAGAAGAAAAAAGACGAGGCGGAGAAAAAGAAATTCAAGAAGGGCCAGGACGATCTCGAAAAGGCGCTGGGGTTCTAA
- a CDS encoding glycosyl hydrolase family 8, with the protein MLCHRFTKIVLLCLCCLLSPFGLMADAKPSTTSSDRLIRQQDELSALWSFYRQAYIRDGRVISLDEQGVTTSEGQGYAMLRAVWSNDRRTFDEVWRWTQAYLQVRPDKLFAWKWKGKVLSLDAATDADTDIALALILASRRFDIPRYEQEALAILASIWDLEVLHLSTGSYVTAGNWAVHEAYPTIHVAYLAPYAYEVFASVDRKRDWRKLIESSYAVLHWLYDERQVSLPPELIYLDKLSGRLVMTHPKAGPAAEFSYDAFPLFWRVALDAKWFGRSEAGLREKMLGFFWVEWKARGKFVDRYTVSGEPRSTLEGLPLYATVHALASQDLPELASRLSELKLPLLHANALAGKSTPYYLHNWLWFDRAVELDHVRRYDEYFAFLRPFDVAGFSAHFAWELVLVTLVLFLLARWHWVLKVAFLVCGFALCVRYLDWRAHETLNWVEAGGPFISLSLWCAELYAFSTVALLLVQVGVGRKSAAASAPPVATDFQPSVDILIPIYSESCEILEKTLIGAEAIAYGKKRIFVLDDSHRDEVRALAERYGATYFQGPRRHAKAGNLNQALTQTDGELIVVFDTDHIPVSTFLAETVPYFADPRMGFVQTPHHFYNQDIFQRALGTGVRIPNEQDLFNHAIQGGRHHWGGAFFVGSGAVFRRTAIQEVNGFNLMSITEDIHTSQHLHAKGWKSAFVDKDLAVGLTAENLSSYIVQRRRWMLGCLQIFLKDNPLFCRGLSLRHRVGYFASLYYFLFPLARVVFWITPLYFLLFHLHPILSDVSILVAYVLPFMLMLPLLSSVMLPGWPRLLWSSSYEATVAFPLFRSMFDLFLPKRLGFKVTPKGLTSAHRTFDWRSSLSLLAATVITMGAIAKGLWEFWFFGIEKDAYFFNLSWAGVNLVTLLIGLSMAWERPQRRGEERVGRQFDCGVEAQGFQCQAVTDDLSLSGLSFLTTSADPIPEAFDVTLQGRTPMTCRARVLYHEILPGKRIRCGAEFLDLQAAQRQWLVINLFGDPATWERAHDARVRSPLLMAGHLFAGFCRSLKAPVTRRRRIPRRRCLVPVRIQIGHTRQWGLLRDRSSRGMGVLLFGRPAESAGPWLMGEERGRYEPLYVRRRWLWIWRAGIRPANVSDNSISQQ; encoded by the coding sequence ATGCTCTGCCATCGGTTCACCAAGATCGTCTTGCTCTGTCTGTGCTGTCTGCTATCCCCGTTCGGGCTCATGGCCGATGCAAAGCCCTCGACCACGTCCAGCGACCGGTTGATCCGGCAACAGGACGAGCTGTCCGCCCTCTGGAGCTTCTATCGGCAGGCCTACATCCGCGACGGGCGCGTGATCAGCCTGGATGAACAGGGCGTCACGACGTCCGAAGGCCAGGGCTATGCGATGTTGCGGGCGGTCTGGTCGAACGATCGCCGCACGTTTGACGAGGTGTGGCGCTGGACGCAAGCGTATCTTCAGGTACGACCGGATAAGCTCTTTGCCTGGAAGTGGAAGGGCAAGGTGCTGTCCTTGGATGCCGCGACCGATGCCGACACGGATATTGCGCTGGCTCTTATTCTCGCGTCGCGCCGGTTCGATATTCCCCGGTATGAGCAGGAGGCCCTCGCGATTCTAGCTTCCATCTGGGACCTGGAGGTGCTGCATCTGAGCACCGGTTCCTATGTCACGGCGGGAAACTGGGCGGTGCATGAAGCCTATCCGACGATCCACGTGGCCTACCTCGCGCCCTATGCCTATGAAGTCTTCGCCTCCGTCGATCGCAAGCGCGACTGGCGGAAGCTCATTGAGAGTTCCTACGCCGTTTTACATTGGCTCTACGATGAACGACAGGTTTCGCTTCCGCCCGAACTCATTTATCTCGACAAGTTGTCCGGCCGGTTGGTCATGACGCATCCCAAGGCCGGACCGGCGGCGGAGTTTAGCTACGATGCGTTCCCGCTTTTTTGGCGCGTCGCGCTGGATGCCAAGTGGTTCGGCCGTTCAGAAGCGGGGCTGCGTGAGAAGATGCTGGGCTTCTTTTGGGTGGAGTGGAAGGCGCGCGGAAAGTTCGTGGATCGCTACACGGTTTCGGGCGAGCCTCGTTCGACGCTGGAAGGGCTGCCGTTGTATGCGACGGTGCATGCGCTGGCCTCTCAGGACCTGCCGGAACTGGCCAGCCGGTTGTCCGAGCTGAAGCTCCCGCTGCTCCATGCCAATGCGTTGGCCGGCAAGAGCACGCCGTATTATCTGCATAACTGGCTGTGGTTCGATCGGGCCGTCGAACTGGATCACGTACGGCGATACGACGAGTACTTCGCGTTCTTGCGCCCGTTTGATGTGGCGGGATTCTCCGCGCATTTCGCCTGGGAGCTAGTGCTGGTCACGCTGGTCCTCTTTCTCCTGGCGCGATGGCACTGGGTTTTGAAGGTGGCGTTTCTGGTCTGCGGATTTGCGCTCTGTGTGCGGTATCTCGACTGGCGCGCGCACGAGACTCTGAATTGGGTCGAGGCCGGCGGGCCGTTCATCAGCCTGTCTCTCTGGTGTGCCGAACTCTATGCCTTTTCGACGGTGGCCCTCCTGCTCGTACAAGTCGGGGTGGGCCGGAAATCAGCCGCAGCCAGCGCACCTCCGGTCGCGACAGACTTCCAACCGTCGGTCGATATCTTGATTCCGATCTATTCCGAGTCCTGCGAGATTCTTGAGAAGACTTTGATCGGCGCCGAAGCGATTGCATATGGGAAGAAGCGGATCTTTGTCCTGGACGATAGCCATCGTGACGAAGTGCGCGCTCTCGCGGAACGGTATGGGGCGACCTATTTCCAAGGACCGAGGCGACATGCCAAGGCGGGCAATTTGAACCAGGCCCTGACTCAGACGGACGGCGAATTGATCGTAGTGTTTGATACCGATCATATCCCGGTCTCGACGTTTCTAGCCGAGACGGTGCCGTATTTTGCCGACCCGCGCATGGGATTCGTGCAGACGCCGCACCATTTCTACAATCAGGACATTTTCCAGCGCGCCCTCGGTACCGGAGTCCGGATTCCCAATGAGCAGGATCTCTTCAATCATGCCATTCAGGGAGGGCGGCATCATTGGGGGGGAGCGTTCTTCGTCGGCAGCGGGGCTGTGTTCCGGCGGACCGCGATTCAGGAGGTGAACGGCTTCAATCTGATGAGCATTACCGAGGATATCCATACCAGCCAGCATCTGCATGCCAAGGGATGGAAATCCGCCTTCGTCGATAAAGATCTGGCGGTGGGGCTGACGGCGGAGAATCTCTCGTCGTATATCGTGCAGCGCCGGCGCTGGATGCTGGGGTGCCTGCAGATCTTCCTGAAGGACAACCCGCTCTTCTGCCGGGGGCTGTCTCTGCGGCATCGGGTGGGCTATTTCGCCTCCCTATATTATTTCCTCTTTCCCCTGGCCCGCGTCGTATTCTGGATTACGCCGCTCTATTTTCTCTTGTTTCATCTCCACCCGATCTTGTCCGATGTGTCGATCCTGGTCGCCTATGTGTTGCCGTTTATGTTGATGTTGCCGTTGCTGTCTTCGGTGATGCTGCCGGGATGGCCGCGGTTGCTTTGGTCGTCGAGCTATGAGGCGACGGTCGCGTTCCCGCTGTTTCGGTCCATGTTCGATCTGTTTCTCCCGAAGCGGCTGGGGTTCAAGGTGACGCCGAAGGGGTTGACGTCGGCACACCGGACATTCGATTGGCGGTCGTCGTTGAGTCTGTTGGCGGCCACGGTGATCACCATGGGGGCGATCGCCAAGGGTCTGTGGGAATTCTGGTTTTTCGGAATCGAAAAGGACGCCTACTTCTTCAACCTCAGTTGGGCCGGGGTGAATCTGGTGACGCTGCTCATCGGATTGAGCATGGCGTGGGAGCGACCGCAGCGGCGGGGGGAAGAGCGAGTCGGCCGGCAGTTCGACTGTGGGGTGGAGGCTCAGGGGTTTCAGTGCCAGGCGGTTACGGATGACCTGAGTCTGTCGGGGCTCTCGTTTCTCACGACCTCCGCAGATCCGATTCCGGAAGCGTTTGACGTCACGCTGCAGGGACGGACGCCGATGACCTGCCGGGCGCGGGTGCTGTATCACGAGATTCTGCCCGGAAAGCGGATTCGTTGCGGGGCGGAGTTTCTGGATCTGCAGGCAGCGCAGCGGCAGTGGCTTGTGATAAATCTGTTCGGCGATCCGGCGACCTGGGAGCGGGCGCACGACGCGCGTGTGCGCAGTCCGTTGCTGATGGCCGGTCATTTGTTTGCGGGCTTTTGCCGGTCATTGAAGGCGCCGGTCACCAGGCGGCGACGGATTCCCCGTCGTCGGTGTCTGGTTCCCGTGCGGATCCAGATCGGTCACACCAGGCAGTGGGGGCTCCTGCGCGATCGTTCCTCCCGTGGCATGGGGGTGCTGCTGTTCGGGCGACCCGCTGAGTCCGCTGGCCCTTGGTTGATGGGTGAGGAGAGGGGGCGGTATGAGCCCCTGTATGTTCGACGACGATGGCTCTGGATCTGGCGGGCCGGAATACGGCCTGCAAATGTGTCCGATAATTCGATCTCCCAGCAATAG
- the aepX gene encoding phosphoenolpyruvate mutase: MSSTPGLSTTKQFRSLLLSDQLEFICEAHNGLSAKIVQEAGFKGIWASGLSISAQFGVRDNNEASWTQVLETLEFMSDATTIPILLDGDTGYGNFNNMQRLVRKLEQRKIAAVCIEDKLFPKTNSFIKGDAQPMADMHEFCGKIKAGKDAQSDPNFSIIARVEAFICGWGLAEALRRAEAYRQAGADGILIHSALAVPDEILAFKQEWGNRCPVVIVPTKYYATPTDVFRQHNFSIVIWANHLLRSSVTAMQKTARTLKEQEHLLSIEDKVAPVSEIFRLQNAAELQEAEDRYLPKGAEDTCAIVLAASRGSELGELTEHQPKTMVKVQGAPILARIVDAYNAVGVKDIVVVRGYKKETVNLPNLTYVDNDEYADTGELVSLLKALQSRKGRAQQTLISYGDVLFNKYIPQSLCQESDDCVIFLDSNWREETSYARLGGFAECTIPNSRRAFNAKVYLKQLGNEIPEATTHGVWMGFLKVSPAAATLITTVITELLARPGNRKATIPQLIQELLTRQQPIRVLYTVGHWLDINSLEDVVQAGEF; encoded by the coding sequence ATGAGCTCGACACCCGGTCTCAGCACCACAAAACAGTTCCGCAGCCTCCTCCTGTCCGACCAGCTGGAATTCATCTGCGAAGCCCACAATGGCCTGAGCGCCAAGATCGTCCAGGAAGCCGGCTTCAAAGGCATCTGGGCCAGCGGTCTGTCGATCTCAGCCCAATTCGGCGTGCGCGACAATAACGAAGCCAGCTGGACGCAGGTGCTCGAAACCCTCGAGTTCATGTCCGACGCGACCACGATTCCGATTCTCCTCGACGGCGACACCGGCTACGGCAACTTCAACAATATGCAGCGGCTCGTCCGCAAGCTGGAGCAGCGCAAAATCGCCGCGGTCTGCATCGAAGACAAACTTTTCCCCAAAACGAATAGCTTCATCAAAGGCGACGCCCAACCCATGGCGGACATGCATGAGTTCTGCGGCAAGATCAAAGCCGGCAAAGACGCCCAGAGCGACCCGAACTTTTCCATCATCGCCCGGGTCGAAGCCTTCATCTGCGGCTGGGGGCTCGCCGAAGCGCTGCGCCGCGCCGAAGCCTATCGCCAGGCCGGTGCCGACGGCATCCTCATCCACAGCGCCCTGGCGGTGCCCGATGAAATCCTGGCGTTCAAGCAGGAATGGGGCAATCGCTGCCCGGTCGTGATCGTCCCGACGAAATACTACGCCACGCCGACCGATGTGTTTCGCCAGCACAACTTCTCGATAGTGATCTGGGCCAACCATCTGCTGCGCAGCTCCGTCACGGCGATGCAGAAGACGGCGCGCACGTTGAAGGAACAGGAACATCTCTTGTCCATCGAAGATAAAGTCGCGCCGGTGTCGGAAATTTTCCGGCTGCAAAACGCCGCGGAACTGCAGGAAGCGGAAGACCGCTATCTGCCCAAAGGCGCCGAAGATACCTGCGCCATCGTCCTGGCCGCCTCGCGCGGCAGCGAATTGGGCGAACTCACCGAGCACCAGCCCAAGACGATGGTCAAAGTCCAGGGCGCGCCCATCCTCGCCCGCATCGTCGACGCCTACAATGCCGTCGGCGTGAAAGATATCGTCGTCGTCCGAGGCTATAAAAAGGAGACCGTCAATCTGCCCAATCTGACCTACGTCGACAACGACGAGTATGCCGACACCGGCGAACTGGTCTCTCTCCTCAAGGCCCTGCAGTCGCGCAAAGGCCGCGCTCAACAGACCCTCATTTCTTACGGCGACGTGCTGTTTAACAAGTACATTCCCCAGTCCCTCTGCCAGGAGTCCGACGACTGCGTGATCTTCCTCGACAGCAACTGGCGGGAGGAGACCAGCTATGCCCGGCTCGGCGGATTTGCCGAATGCACCATCCCCAATTCGCGTCGCGCCTTCAACGCCAAGGTCTATCTCAAGCAACTGGGCAATGAAATTCCCGAAGCCACCACCCACGGCGTCTGGATGGGCTTCCTCAAAGTCTCGCCGGCCGCCGCCACACTCATCACCACCGTCATTACCGAACTGCTCGCACGCCCCGGCAACCGCAAAGCCACGATTCCCCAACTGATTCAGGAACTTCTCACGCGTCAGCAACCCATCCGGGTCCTCTACACCGTCGGCCACTGGCTCGACATCAATAGTCTGGAAGATGTGGTACAGGCAGGGGAGTTTTAG
- a CDS encoding GNAT family N-acetyltransferase — protein MPEPPSFKTARLLLRPFQLSDAPDIERLAGAKEVAAGTFLPHPYENGMAEQWIADRKRAHEDGTAVSFAITLADNATVIGSISLDIVQIHRHARLGYWLGVPYWNQGYCTEAVRAVLRYGFMQLNLHRIYSPHFEGNAASGRVLQKVGMTYEGRMREHYVRFDRFVDLELYGMLQREFTDRT, from the coding sequence ATGCCGGAGCCCCCTTCTTTCAAGACCGCGCGGCTGCTCCTCCGGCCGTTTCAACTCTCGGACGCTCCCGACATAGAGCGGCTCGCGGGGGCCAAAGAAGTTGCCGCCGGCACATTTCTTCCGCACCCCTACGAAAACGGCATGGCCGAACAATGGATCGCGGATCGGAAACGAGCCCATGAGGACGGCACCGCCGTCAGCTTCGCCATCACCCTTGCGGACAATGCGACCGTCATCGGATCGATCAGCCTGGATATTGTCCAGATCCACCGGCACGCGCGGCTCGGCTACTGGCTCGGCGTTCCCTACTGGAATCAGGGCTACTGTACCGAGGCCGTGCGCGCGGTCCTTCGCTACGGCTTTATGCAACTGAATCTGCACCGCATCTACAGCCCGCATTTCGAGGGCAACGCTGCCTCAGGGCGAGTGCTACAGAAAGTGGGGATGACCTACGAAGGGCGCATGCGAGAACACTACGTCCGGTTCGACCGGTTCGTCGACCTCGAACTCTACGGCATGCTCCAGCGGGAATTCACTGACAGAACCTGA
- a CDS encoding tetratricopeptide repeat protein, translating into MWCRRLCALSVLLFILCWATVPAGADDFVESWYMSRGRSNLEIENYKAAIEAFEKVVERDPGNREAMRSLGVAYEKQGLKDKAIEQFDRYLARWDDDADIAFAQARALEWSRYAYREKDMLKYYRMGLKRTNDPAMRLRYATHLARHKDTSQEAVAQYGKVLETQPRNAEAHRGLAKAYAWLGQNDLALYHANLARQQTKHESGDLTALRQDMSKGREPAVEGVMGVLVQPEKPYELYGFQMGTRGKFDITPFTTTKVEVGAEHFWNSSENRSGAYLSLGSQVRFNPSNRFDAVLEYHGAPRGDGMAYKFEYAYDGQSFSIRPGVKREFRYDSFAALAGSRSAGQLVGLARSTQFYSEVAFDVAALHVTVTPFVGWVTAEQVKSNDQVGVDTKLSLPLWQQDNWEIAGEYLFYLTHYGENQGGLQPSQREPFAGGYFSPQVFINQIPRLATTYSMENKDELYFAAGPALQYIDEATKSAVFRVGGDAHMAYTKHISKPWLFKVMADYTQIASIYMRIQVNGLLVYTFY; encoded by the coding sequence ATGTGGTGTCGCCGGTTGTGTGCCTTGAGTGTGCTCCTGTTCATCTTGTGCTGGGCGACGGTTCCCGCGGGGGCCGATGATTTTGTGGAGTCCTGGTATATGTCTCGGGGGCGTTCGAATCTGGAGATTGAAAACTACAAGGCGGCGATCGAAGCCTTCGAAAAAGTCGTCGAGCGTGATCCGGGCAACCGTGAAGCCATGCGGAGCCTGGGCGTTGCCTACGAAAAACAGGGGCTGAAGGACAAGGCCATCGAACAATTTGACCGGTATCTTGCCCGTTGGGACGATGATGCCGACATCGCGTTTGCCCAAGCGCGGGCGTTGGAATGGTCGCGCTACGCCTATCGCGAGAAAGACATGCTGAAGTATTACCGGATGGGCTTGAAGCGAACAAACGATCCGGCGATGCGGCTCCGGTATGCGACGCATCTAGCCAGGCATAAAGACACCAGTCAGGAAGCCGTGGCGCAGTACGGCAAGGTGTTAGAGACGCAGCCGCGCAATGCCGAGGCCCACCGGGGTCTGGCCAAAGCCTATGCCTGGCTGGGACAGAATGATCTGGCCTTGTATCACGCGAATCTGGCGCGGCAGCAGACGAAGCACGAATCGGGCGATCTGACGGCGCTCCGTCAGGACATGTCGAAGGGACGGGAGCCGGCCGTCGAAGGGGTGATGGGGGTGCTGGTTCAGCCGGAGAAGCCCTATGAGTTGTACGGGTTCCAGATGGGCACACGCGGAAAATTCGATATCACGCCGTTTACGACGACCAAAGTGGAGGTCGGGGCCGAGCATTTCTGGAACTCGTCGGAGAATCGCTCCGGCGCCTATCTCTCCCTGGGCAGTCAAGTGCGGTTCAATCCGTCGAATCGATTCGATGCGGTGCTGGAATATCATGGCGCGCCGCGCGGCGACGGGATGGCCTATAAGTTCGAATATGCCTACGATGGACAATCATTTTCCATTCGTCCCGGGGTCAAGCGGGAGTTCCGGTACGATTCGTTCGCGGCCTTGGCCGGGTCGCGCAGTGCCGGCCAGCTGGTGGGCTTGGCGCGGTCGACGCAGTTCTATAGTGAAGTGGCGTTCGACGTGGCCGCGTTGCATGTGACCGTGACGCCCTTTGTCGGATGGGTGACGGCGGAACAGGTGAAGTCGAACGATCAGGTGGGGGTAGATACCAAGTTATCGTTGCCGCTCTGGCAGCAGGACAACTGGGAAATCGCCGGCGAGTATCTTTTCTATCTCACTCACTACGGGGAGAATCAGGGAGGATTACAGCCGAGCCAGCGGGAGCCGTTCGCAGGGGGGTACTTCAGTCCGCAGGTGTTTATCAATCAGATTCCCAGGCTGGCGACGACGTATAGTATGGAGAACAAGGACGAGCTCTATTTTGCCGCCGGTCCCGCTCTCCAATATATCGACGAGGCGACGAAGTCAGCCGTGTTCCGCGTCGGAGGCGATGCGCACATGGCCTATACGAAACATATTTCCAAGCCTTGGCTCTTCAAGGTGATGGCGGACTACACGCAGATCGCCAGCATCTATATGCGGATTCAGGTCAATGGGCTGTTGGTCTACACGTTTTACTAG